Proteins encoded together in one Telopea speciosissima isolate NSW1024214 ecotype Mountain lineage chromosome 6, Tspe_v1, whole genome shotgun sequence window:
- the LOC122663805 gene encoding F-box protein At4g22280-like has protein sequence METTGLYPFPKRIMSHEEENTEEGKDKLSNFSDTLLHHILSFLPTKYAVRTCILSKRWKYIWSSVTSLDFDDGLYNAEPGKKRIRAKVANFINFVDRVLIQNASSLDKFHLKCGSSCDFDHINAWICAAITRKVHQLCLSISMKQLLKLPHCLFTSEYLVKLELVGNFVLNVPSYICLSSLIILYLERVTFVDDVSVEQLFSSCPALEVLTIDDCRWDNVKNFDLSIPTLNCLTIYHCNSTGHKIRFNLPALAVLTYASYAPEQFIVDDLSSLIEASIGVGLSDDQYKIKCSMHGDCVHALLEGVAHVKILDLDGDTMETLSFAAEHPYLPIFPNLKRLGLGVCKNYGWGMLPDLLECSPILEVLQFYEGLVHTEGQRKFNWDSPQSVPYCLLSHLKSIEISEFEGDDQEFKVIKFLVKNARTLERLVVTFREGRVVVEEQLEIAQKQQLKIAEKFLNLQKGSRHCSILIGTSFGSIYIKGLKG, from the exons ATGGAAACAACTGGTTTATACCCTTTTCCTAAAAGAATTATGTCTCATGAGGAAGAGAACacagaagaaggaaaggataaGCTCAGCAACTTCTCGGATACCCTCCTTCATCAcatcctctcttttcttccaaCAAAATATGCTGTTAGAACTTGCATTTTATCAAAAAGGTGGAAGTACATCTGGAGTTCTGTTACCAGTCTTGACTTTGATGATGGGTTGTACAATGCTGAACCAGGGAAGAAGCGAATCAGAGCAAAAGTGGCcaattttataaattttgtggatagggTACTGATTCAAAATGCATCAAGTTTGGATAAGTTCCATCTCAAATGTGGTAGCTCCTGTGATTTTGATCACATTAATGCTTGGATATGTGCTGCTATTACTCGTAAGGTTCACCAGCTCTGTCTCTCGATTTCTATGAAACAGCTCCTTAAGTTGCCACACTGCCTCTTTACTTCTGAATATCTGGTTAAGTTAGAATTGGTTGGAAATTTTGTACTCAATGTTCCTTCTTACATCTGTTTATCAAGCCTCATTATCCTCTATCTTGAAAgagttacttttgttgatgatgtcTCAGTGGAACAACTCTTTTCAAGCTGTCCAGCACTTGAAGTTTTGACTATAGATGATTGTAGATGGGATAATGTAAAAAATTTTGACTTAAGCATTCCAACTTTAAACTGTTTGACCATATATCACTGTAATTCGACTGGGCACAAAATCAGGTTTAATCTTCCAGCCCTCGCAGTCCTCACGTATGCTTCCTATGCACCTGAACAATTTATAGTTGATGACTTGTCCTCCCTAATTGAGGCATCAATTGGAGTTGGATTGAGTGACGATCAATATAAAATCAAATGTAGTATGCATGGTGATTGTGTACATGCTCTTCTTGAAGGGGTTGCTCATGTGAAGATCCTGGATTTGGATGGTGACACAATGGAG ACTCTCTCATTTGCAGCAGAACACCCATATTTGCCTATATTTCCTAATTTGAAGCGCTTGGGGTTGGGTGTATGCAAAAATTATGGTTGGGGAATGCTCCCAGACCTACTTGAATGCTCACCTAttcttgaagttcttcaatTTTATGAG GGACTTGTACACACTGAGGGTCAAAGGAAATTCAACTGGGATTCCCCACAAAGTGTACCTTATTGTTTGTTGTCACACCTCAAATCAattgaaatttcagaatttgagGGGGATGACCAAGAGTTCAAAGTGATAAAATTTCTTGTGAAGAATGCTAGAACCTTGGAGCGGCTGGTTGTAACTTTTCGGGAGGGGAGGGTTGTTGTGGAGGAACAATTGGAAATTGCTCAGAAACAACAATTGAAAATTGCTGAGAAATTTTTAAATCTCCAGAAGGGGTCTAGGCATTGTAGCATTTTGATTGGCACAAGTTTTGGTTCAATCTACATAAAGGGATTGAAGGGATAG